CCATGCTTTGGCTGCCAGACACTGAAGAGATTATCACTGGTCATGGATCTCCAAGGAACCAAATGACCATTTGGCAATACCCATCATTAGTAAAAGTGACTGATGCTCATGGTGAGTAGGACATAAGATAAGAACTTGATGGTTGGGTGGTATTTTGTAATGATGGCCTCACTGAATAGGTCATGAATATGTTTGCAGTGCGAGGGTGGACAACCAGGccccatggtggctcagtggtgttTGCAGTAAGCGTGCACAGAGACCCGGGGACAAGCCCTCATTAAGCTCTTtatacggaaaaataaaaaagttattgatttttaaagGAGGGGAACAAATTTGCTTCATCACTTGTTAATAGAATAACATCAGCATTTCCTCTCGATGGCCATATGCCAACCTTGTATCCCATTATCACAATGTATGCAGCTTACTAATGGTTCTATTATACAAATAACAGAATTATGAGATGGGGACAGCCCGGTCTCACAGTCCTAGAGACATGATACTAGATTTTATCACGTGCgccagctgctctattcatcttcaTGGCACTGAGTAAATCCCTCAGGTATTTCGGTCAGcgacatagagatgaatagagcaaccGGCGCTTGCGCAGCCGGCATCACAAGCATCTTCatgggggtctcatcattgagacaacccactgatcagcaggttaggcctggggatagggcctaacttgctatgactggagaatccctttaagaataAGAATCTCCCTGTGTCTCATTAATGAATGTGTAATGGAAATTTCAGATAATTTTTTGGGGGAgtattgtgaacatttttctaatatacttcattaagaaattctgtgtagtttgtaaagaaacagacttcAATGTGCCCCTCAGTTACAACCTTACTTCTTCGAGCTGTGAGCGTTAACCCTTTCTGTTCTCTGCATGGCtgcagtatgctatgagcattaaACATcgagctgaaagtgaaggggttaatctctCCATCTCCGAGCTGGgacacacagggagattagaattgagctcatgcagcctccatagacacacactgtacaggctggaatatgcatctctatgggagggactAGCTTGATTTTTCTCTATAcaaactaaggctgcattcacacgtcggcgccggggagaggaggagggggtgagccctgctcaccctcgcccctctccttaggaatatatggcgcactgcgccgtattcaggggaaatataggatatgtcccatctttctccggGCTACGTAATGGTACGGTGCCATACATGTGTAGCACCGAACCGCTCCATATGGCGCCGTGCACCTATTGCcagctatgggggacatataaacgcCGCATGACCGTATATACGCtccccatacgtgtgtgtgaatatagcttaagtggaattttttaattaaaaatatgataaaaatgtACAGCACATCCCCTCAACACAcagtggggatcatttactaagggcacgattcgcgttttcccgacgggttacccggatatttctgatttgcgccgatttttcctgaattgccccgggattttggcgcacgcgatcggattgtggcgcatcggcgccgccatgcacgcaacggaaatcggggggcgtggccaaacgaaaacccgacggattcggaaaaaacgccgcatttaaaaaaaaaaagtgtcgctggacacctggtggacgtcggaggaactgccttagtgaattgccggaagaccccaatcgaccgcagagaacgcgccgctggatcgcaaatggaccgggtaagtaaatctgcctcaatataACAAATTAATCTCAAATGACGGTTATGCTTTATTAATTTCAAGAATTATTTTGAGATTTTATGAGGTTTGTCAATCTTTAATCTATTGTACTTACAGAATGATGATTTCTTATCAGTAACAATGGTGTTGTCACCCAACATTCAATGTTGTAAATGGTCTAGTAGATGAGAGTCAACATTATCTCCCTATAAATCTGATAGTAGTATTGTGGACAAATCGTATCAGAGACATGGCAGAAATCATCAGTATGAGGTGGAcattgtagtatgtatatttattaatataacatatttatatacataggTATTGGCATGAGATGACTTGACCCAATGTAGTGTTACATTGTGTATTTACAGGGCACAGAGGAAGAGTCCTGCATCTTGCTTTAAGTCCGGATTACAAGAGAATCTTTTCTGCAGCGGCCAATGACACATCTTTTATTTGGAAATCCAGCAAATAGAGACGGATATCACAAAACTAGGGAATGTATATTGTTTTTAGGCCAATATACTTGTAGGTTTGTAAAGAAAGctataataatagtaaaatagtCCAGTGCTTAACTGGCTTTAGAAAGCAATCCTTGCCATTGATGTCCTGGTGTTTCTTGAGATCAAGAATTTGAGGCTAAACTTCTACCGATACAGAGCATTTACATGTTCATTCTACCCACAAACCATAAGAATTCGTCAGTAGGTAAAGGTGACTGGCTCCAAAGATAgatgaaaaacacattgggggcaaACTTTGGTGCACCATAAGATAAATTTATGATTGTCAGAAACAGGAGCCGAACTGCAGTGTTAGCAatgaggcccacagtgtcaggggcctcCGACATCTGAGCTGACACTCTAAAGAATGgacgatgtgcaccattatatacatatgctgcacattgtacagcataatggggcagatttacttacccggtccatacgcgatccagcggcgcgttctgtgtggaggattcgggtcttccggcgattcactcttcaaggcagttcctccgacgtccaccaggtgtcgctgttgcgctgaagttcatcggaatgcactgaacttcaccaaaaacccggggcaattcagggaaaatctgcgcaaaacggaaaaattcaggtaacccgccgtaaaaacacgattcgggcccttagtaaatgacccccaatatgtatataacactgcacatCTTTCAAAGTATACAGCATGACAGCATGAATATAGATCTCAGATAAAAAATCCGGTGGATAGAGAGGGGACAGCATAataacaggactagggatctctcatctctagttCCTTCCATGTACTTCCGCCATGTGGTCAGCGGCTACTGGGACAGACATGTGTAAGTCTATAAATGTATAGATCAGTGCATAAATGCATGTAAGTGTATAGAAGTTGGTAACTTATATTTGTTTGTGTAATTATTTGCCAAAAAATGCCAGGAAActaaaagtgcaggaaaagtgtcaagATTTAAGAGCCATGCTCAACTTGAAGTATCGGAAAAGAAGCTACTTTGTTGGCGTTGGCATATCATAAAGTTGGCACACAAGGtgcagcaaaaaagaaaaagaaaaacatggccaccaaaaaaactggtgcaatcaGTAGAACAGCAAATGCAACCCATTGTCTGCTGCAGGATTGTtgcttccattaaaaaaaaaaaaaaaagattagatCCCTGGCCTCAGTTTTGGATACCCTAGCACAGCCATGAAGCTTAGAAgggccacttaaaggaaacctaacatttgatttgatgcattatgaagcaaacataccttgagactgctgtagctatactgatgcaggatcatatcttggttaatccctgagctgagtggtttttctgaaaaaacaattataactttcaggaccttgggaaagctgggtcaggctggctgcctagataaacACCTTACACCCAGAGCTCGTAATTACACATGGAGGTTAGTCAAAACATGACTAATCAACATGAGCtgaatcactcatacacagcagctgggggatggtgcagcaattgattattctgtatttagacacaacccagggattacatcatcctgtggtgcagtgaataactcactatgctaggagaagcgctgaaccagccatagaaatgACAGAGgtgcattatcataattttatatctgttttattagcaaaaccactcagcacaggaattaaccaagatatgatcctgcatcagtgcaaCTACagtagtctcaaggtatgtttgcttcataatgcagcacataaaatggtaggtttcctttaaggaaaagtCTTCTGCTGTTCAGACTTCTCAAGAGCATATTGGGTATACAGCAATATTTATTTTCTGCAGTTGCATTCTGTTTGGGCTGATAAAATTACTTGTAGCATAATGTTTCTACAAGGCTAGTTGTTGGAAAACTATTCTATGTTATTTATTTACTGTATGTTTActaatttatttaacattttattttgaaGGAACTTTCTGtataatacagaaaaaaattataaactgtcTGTAATATTGATTGAAAAAAACTATAAACTGTCAGTGATATTTATTGTATTGCTTTTAAAAGTTACGAACTTTTACAACTTTTTGTATGTGATTTTTGTACTTATGTTGTGTTGTACAGACCTTTTGATTGTAATATGTGGTAGCATGCAATGATATTCCCCAGATACCTTTTGCATCATTTTGAGGCACTCTCCTGAGAATGGTTTACATGCCTCCTGCCAGAACCAATTATTCTTGTCCGATTATGttgaacagagttcaccatctttttcgtggtgcacctttaatgtaGGGTGTGCGACATAATTTGCAACTTACGGTGTTTGatctgaatcagttggaccgtcCAACGCCATGCCCCCTAATGTGTttcacatggaagcagcgcagctccaCCGTACAACGGTCATGTGTGACAAAATCACTTCTTAATTACCTGTGCAAgacattttagccatgaagaacgtgaacagtccaaCTAAATTGCATTGCAAAGCCCACTGTGGAAATCAGGACCTTCTGCCTTGCTCTCCTACTATTCAgtcttctcacaaccatctccaggacttctccaatgCTTTGCCCATACTCCGGAATAATCTTCTAATatcgtatttttcggattataaggcgcaccatcaataaatacctgcttcGGATTttctgtgcgccttatagtctgaaaattaCGGTAATTGTCAGACTGTCCCAGCATAACCTGAAAACTCATCAGTTTACAATTGACTACATCCTACAATAAccccactgctctgctccctcacctcgagtctccattaacacccccatatagattgtgagccctaacgGGCAGGGTCCTTCTTCTACTCGAGCCAGTCTTATCGAACATGCAGCACCATGGAATGAAtggcgctctataaataaataataaaaataacaataaaatacataaaatacttTTTATTCCAGTTATAGGACCATCTtctggaagatttttttttctgaagattCTTTTGTTGCCACATTATATTCTGCTTTAGGAAATAAAACTTTACTTGAATGAAGACCAATCGATCACTACAAAATGCAATGTATGCAAATTATTCTATTGCCGCTAGTAACGCTTTAGTTATATGCATTGATCGTGTTGTTTATCCAAATGATGTATTCCTTAGTCAGACGGGTGAAGATTGAGGCATCATTAGGACGTCCACATACAGTTTCTCCAAAGGAAGTTACTCCTCTATAAATACCATTGCATAGTAATGGCCCACCAGAGTCTCCCTGTAAAAGAAGTCATAGAATTGACTGTAAATATGGTTATTTCTCTGAAATTATTGTTTCTTTGAATGTCTAGGTACAGGATACCAGAAACCCCAAATGTGAACAAGATATAGGTAGGATAGTCGCTTATCTAGGACTTACTCGCctccatttctttttttttttattcacaaatAAATACTGCCTGCATCAGAGTTGGTGAAGGCATCACCAGAAAATTACTTATTTATAGAGGTTTTCTGTACAGCGGTTtctcatttacatcacagacaTGATTACAATACACCTCTATAGAAtcatcatcattacatcactactgactatagatgatgtcacagctcatctcctccccctccttgtacaatgacctctatatagataacactgacccatcattacatcactactgacaatagatgatgtcacagcttatctcctccccctccctgcacaatgacctttatatagataacactgacccatcattacatcgcaactgacaatagatgatgtcacagcttatctcctccccctccctgtacaatgacctctatatagataacactgacctgtcattacatcactactgacaatatatgatgtcacagcttatctcctccccctccctgtacaatgacctctatatagatatcactgacccatcattacatcactactgacaatagatgatgtcacagcttatctcctccccctccctgtacaatgacttctatatagataatactgacccatcattacatcactactgacaatagatgatgtcacagcttatctcctcctcctccctgtacaatgacctctatatagataacactgacccatcattacatcactactgacaatagatgatgtcacagcttatctcctccccctccatgtacaatgtcctctatttagataatactgacccatcattacatcactactgacaatagatgatgtcacagcttatctcctcctccctgtacaatgacctctatatagttcaTACTGAccaattattacatcactactctaTTCTTTGCTCCCTCTCTTATTAGGAACATGTCTCTGCTCCTTCTCCCCTTTCATTGGTCGCcatttttttgctccccttcctgattattgtgcccccctctctgctccccttcttattgtgccccccctctgctacccttcttattgtgcccctttCTGCTCCCCTTCCTTATGCCTCCCCTGCTGCTCCTCTTCCTTATGCCCCCTCtcggctcctcttcttattgtgccttccctctctgctccccttcttatttctCCCCCCTCTGCTTCACATCTTTTTGTGGCTCCCTCTCTgatccccttcttattgtgcaccTTCTTACTATGCCTCTTGTCTCCTCCCCCTTTAATTATTCAATCTTCTGAAAATTttggccctctgtcctccatgctcacttGTATTGCGGCCTCTCTCCCCTCCCGGttattaaacagaaaaataacCTTGCTCACCTTTCCAATGTTCCCATGaattcctgcttcctcctctcccgggGCTCCAAAATTGCGAAGCAGAGGGTCTGACTGTAACTCCTCCCCTTTGTTGGCTCCTCCTCAACATCTCAGGGCCCCAGGGAGTGGAAGCAGGACTATGGGAGATCAATGGAAAGgtgtgtaaagttttttttttaataggaggcagcaggagctgaTCCCACCTCCTGGTCTTGGCATTGCACCTCTAGTGTGTCTGGGCGGAGACCAGGAGACAGGACAATGTGGGACAGTACGGGACATTCTCCCTACCACCCAGGATGGCAAGACAGCACCCAAAATTTGGGCCTGTCCCACCCAATCCGGAACGGATGAGAGCTATGCcggatgaaacaataggaattacTCAACTTCCCCTAAACATATTAGTACACATAGAGGAGGACGCTGATGCAGACCTGACAGTATCTGTATAAAACCCCTTACAGAACTTGGAAATCCAAAAATTGGCATTTTACTCATGATGCCAGAAGTACTATTTTATAATAGGATTTTCAGTAAAGTCTATTTGCATAATAGGTTACAAATATGGAAAAAAGAATTTTTATCTCAAGTTATTATCGATAGTTGAGACTTCAAATAAAATTATACTCAAATTTTTAGAACAAAATCGACAGTCAGAGCTGACACTTACTGTACACGTGTCTTGTCCCTTTGGCCCCACAATGGTACATGTCACATTATTGGTTACTTCTGCTCGGTTACTCCAGTGTTTCTGACATTTGTCTCTGCTAAGGATGGTGAGATTCACTTCTTTTAGAGAATCAGATGAGTCGTCTTTTTCAGTCAGTCCCCAACCAGCTGTTTCACAAACTGTACCGGCCTCTAGGTCATCAAATTTGTCTGGTAGCGGGAGCAGCTGAATGGTTTTCCCAATCCTTGCTGTACCTCTCAACTGAAATGGAAATTACATGTTATAAATGCCAAAAATAGTGAGGCCCAAGGGAcctgcaaaaacattacaaagagcaggggtcaggaacctttttggctgagagagccctAAGTgccatatattaaaatataattctgcgagagccgtacaatatgtttatacagtatatagccatcctgtctcccagtatatagccagccagccccccagtatatagccagccagcctcccagtatatagccggccagactaccagtatatagccggcaagcctcccagtatatacctagccagtctcccaggatatagccagccagccccccaatatatagccagccagcctccaagtatatagcAGGGCAGACTCCGAGTATATAGCCGgcaagcctcccagtatatacctagccagtctcccagtatatagctagccaaccctcccagtatatagccagccagccccccagtatatagccagccagcctcccagtatatagccagccagcctcccagtatatagccagcctcccagtatatagcccgccagcctcccagtaaatagccagacagctcccccagtaCACAACCTTTATATAGCCTgaccccaatatacagccagcccccccccagtatattgccagcccacctagtatatagccagccacccctcccccagtatatagccagcatgctttcccagtatatagccagcatgcccctccccagtatatagccagccagctataTGTCTCAGTGACAATACAATTTTCTAAATGTTTTGCTCTAATGGGAACATGgtttaccaataaagcttcattacagacaccttacagctgattattccagcctgggagtaaagtaacatccagggagcttcactggaggtcacagagggcagaggggtccctctgtaactaggggtcgtctgtaagtcaggtgtccttaagtaggggactgcctgtacgtaGGTTATTGTTTACTAATCACATCCCAAAACAACATACAACTACAATTTACATGGCAATGCTTGATATTCAGTAAAAATCTACATGGACTGTTCTTACCCTTATTAGTCGAAGATCATTTTTCAAAGTTTTATGGTTGTATTGTGGATGATGAATAGATCTGGAAATGAAAAACTTCTGAACCCCCTTTTCATATTTTTCCCTTGAATGAACCCCTAGATAAATAGTTGCTGAACTTCCAATCCTGGAAATGAATAAGAATATTCATTACTACAAAATATAGATAATTAATAGATTATTAGTCCGGGTATTTCACCCATATCCCATACAAAAATCCCTTTGAGATCCTCCAAATACCCTGTGGTAAAGATCACAATACTGATGGCCTattgtagtacaggcagtcccctacttacagacgatccctagttacagacgaaccccactgcccactgtgacctctggtgaagctctctggacgctttactatagtcccaggctgcaatgatcagctgtaaggagtctgtaatgaagctttattgataatccttggtccaattacagcaaaaaattgaatttgaaactccagttgtcactgggcccaaaaaaatgtgtctagaactacaattataaaatatacagtttcgacttacatacaaattcaacttaaaggaagcctaccacttgaagtggcaggtttaagaagaaaacaccgagcaccagctcagggtgagctggtgccggagcttatttttgttagtgttttaaactgctgtatcgcggtttaaaacactttttaaactttatagccggcgcagggaggtacgcgctcggcgcttaccatgcgcgcgactctCCTTCGCTTCCTATgtagccgagcgcgt
The DNA window shown above is from Engystomops pustulosus chromosome 1, aEngPut4.maternal, whole genome shotgun sequence and carries:
- the LOC140066711 gene encoding granzyme A-like, giving the protein MNSPAMRRLLVLLVSAAYLLLSEGKRLKIIDGNEAVPHSRPYMALIVFDTEIEEVICGGSLITPRWILTAGHCQKIGSSATIYLGVHSREKYEKGVQKFFISRSIHHPQYNHKTLKNDLRLIRLRGTARIGKTIQLLPLPDKFDDLEAGTVCETAGWGLTEKDDSSDSLKEVNLTILSRDKCQKHWSNRAEVTNNVTCTIVGPKGQDTCTGDSGGPLLCNGIYRGVTSFGETVCGRPNDASIFTRLTKEYIIWINNTINAYN